CGAAGCGTAATCCGAAAATCTCATATGAAAATATGCTGGAGAGATTCCAGCTATCGAAAGAATGTCGTCCATCGTCGAAGCTAGCGGCCATTGATAACCGCTGAAGTGAGCGGCTTTAAGTTTCTGATAACCATAAAGCGGAAAGTAGATGAACAAGTGGCCGTCTTTCTCGACCCTATCTAGCTTGAAATGTTCATCCAGCTCTGTTTCTTCGACGGGGATAACTGTAATAACGCTATCCAAAACACCGGCAAGTTCGTTCCCAAGAGTTCTGAGAAAAGTCCCGATTCCGCCACTGGAGCCCCGACCGGATTTGAAAGGATCTCCATGAAAAGAGAACTGGACCAGCGATCCGACGGCAGTGTAAACGCCTTTTAACTTTTCTAGAGAATGGTAAAGTCCGTTCGCCCAATTGAACCGGCATTTCGAAAGGAACTCCGGAATGATCCCCCGTCTGACCGCTTTGAGTATGGCTTTCATCGAGAGAAGAGGATCGGAAAGGCTGGAACGCTTTAGATATTCCGACCAGTTTGCGTTGCGAGAATCGAGGTAATCCAGTGCCAGAGCCCCTCTATTTCCCCCTTTCATGAGTTCCTCTTCCAGATCTCCCGCAAACTCGAGATCATCACCTTTCAACATGGACGATTCGAGCAAGAAGGAGGAATTGGTTTTGCGTTCTTTAAACTCAACGGTTTCCAGTAGCAACTCATCCATTTCGAGGTTCGTTCCGAAGAGGACGTCGAGGGTTTCGACCGGAAGTGTTCTGCCACTTCTCGCCATTCCGCGCAGGAGAGCAGTTACTGCAAGCCTTTCCGATTCAGGATTAATGATGAATTTGGAAAGTCCTTCAGCAGGGAGAATCTCGCCCAGACGAATGAATGCAAGAACTCTGATATGGGCGTTGTGGGATCTTCCAATCTCGAACAACCTGGAAGCGTTCGTTATCTCACCCGTGAGATACTCGAGGGCTGAGAAATCGTCCTCAACGAGTTCAAATCTCTTCAGAGCCTTTACTGCATCTTCCAGAGAGATTTTGGATCTATCGACCTTCGAAGCTATTTCTTCGAGATTTTCTGTGAACCTGCCATCGTCATATTTCACGGAACACCTCCGAATAGATGATAATAGGCCCACATAGGAAATCATCTGTAGCCAGCCGTTGAGATGCTTCTAAGAAGGCCTAATGCTCACCATTCTTTTTTCGCCTTTCTGAAAGCCAGGTCGAGCGCGTAAGGCCACTCCCAAAAATCTGTCTCTCCCCTTTCCTTCGCGCGCAGGGCTTTGAAAACCCTTTCCCTGCTAAGCGGGTAACTGTGTATCCTTATGCCGGTGGCGTTGAAAAGGGCGTTGTTTGTGGCGGGGGCCGGCGCGATCATTGAATGCTCCCCGACTCCACGGTTACCGTATGGAGAGAGCTCTTCAGGTGTCTCTTCCCAGAAGGCTTCTATCTCGGCAGGCGCATCCTTGAAAGTCGCTATTTTATAATCGGTAAAATCGGGGGTTAACAATTTTCCATTTTCATCGTAGGCCATGGCTTCCATAAGGCAGGCCGAAAGCCCCTGCACAGTTCCACCTTCTATCTGGCCGCGTACATTGATCGGGGTTATCGCCTTTCCCACATCGTAACCTGCAACCGCTCTGTTTATTGCTATCTTTCCGGTTCCAGGATCGACTTCCATATCCACACCGATAGCTCCGAGCGTGAAGTGTACCACGCTCTTGGCCGATTGGCCGGTATCGGTGTCGGGATAGATTATGTCTGGAGGCGTAAATGAACCAGTACCTATAATTGGACCACCTTTTAAAACACCGTCGGGCATTTTGAAACCGTTCTGGACTCTTTCATCGATTCTTTCACTCTTCCCAAGTTTTCTGCATTTCACAACTCCGTATTCAATACTTATACTGTCCTCTGAAACCTGCCAGTATTCGGAAAATAACGCTATGAGTTTTTCTCTCACATCGCACGCTGCACGCTTCACCGCCATTCCCATGGACCAACAGGAACGGCTAGCAACCGTTTGCCAATCATAGGGATGGCTCTGGGTGTCGGGGTAGTAAACCTTTATCCAGTCGTACGGTACGCCGAGTTCTTCCGAGACGATCTGCGCATAAGCGCTGTAAGTTCCCTGTCCCATATCCATAGTCGCCGCGAGGACTTCGACCGTTCCATCTCCGTTCAATTTCACTATGGCCGAAGAGGAAGCGTCCGCCGGAATAGCAGGGGCCTTTATCGCGAGGGCTATCCCCTTTCCCCTCTTCCAACCTTCCCTTACGGGCGGCTCTTTCTCTGAAATCTTCAGTTTAGCGGCAACTCTGTCGATGATTTTGTCGAGTGCGTGATCGTGCATAGGCATGCCTGTACATGTAGTCTGGCCTTTCTTTAGAAGGTTTTTCTTCCTGAACTCCACCGGATCGATGTGCAACTTGTCGGCGGCGATATCTATCACGACCTCGAGTGCGCTCATGAGTTCGGGAAGGCCGAATCCCCTATAAGCGCCCCCGAAGGGTTTGTTGGTGTAAACTGCGTAGCAGTCGGACCAGACGTTTGGTATGTTGTATGCTCCCATTGATGTATAGCCGGCACTCCTGACGGGGTTGGCGCCGTACTCGGCTGAAATACCAGTGTCGAACCAGAAGGTATTGCGGATTGCCTGTATCAGGCCGTCATTATTAACTGCGAGTTCGATTTTGGCCACGAAGCCCTGTCGGACCCATGATGTGAGAAGCACTTCTTCTCTGGGTATGAAGAGCTTGACCGGTCTTCCCGCTATCTCCTTATCCATGGCAGCCGCAAGACAGAGAGCTTCGATCGTCATTCCGGCCTTTCCGCCAAAACCTCCGCCTATCGGAGGAGCTATGACTCTTATTTT
This portion of the Mesotoga infera genome encodes:
- a CDS encoding glycosyltransferase family 4 protein — protein: MKYDDGRFTENLEEIASKVDRSKISLEDAVKALKRFELVEDDFSALEYLTGEITNASRLFEIGRSHNAHIRVLAFIRLGEILPAEGLSKFIINPESERLAVTALLRGMARSGRTLPVETLDVLFGTNLEMDELLLETVEFKERKTNSSFLLESSMLKGDDLEFAGDLEEELMKGGNRGALALDYLDSRNANWSEYLKRSSLSDPLLSMKAILKAVRRGIIPEFLSKCRFNWANGLYHSLEKLKGVYTAVGSLVQFSFHGDPFKSGRGSSGGIGTFLRTLGNELAGVLDSVITVIPVEETELDEHFKLDRVEKDGHLFIYFPLYGYQKLKAAHFSGYQWPLASTMDDILSIAGISPAYFHMRFSDYASLSMMKLAKLRGIKTHFTLTADPQRRFSGGGGALLEAGIDRVMEDTSRVQISWRMLRECDSLIGIGASRNEHQLISYYPPLIRENLRCKLNMVPEGISLRDECPSEMRQRYIGYDSLFEMERKYHIDRNRKNLPIIFTVGRMDPLKGQFKLLKAWGESPLFNRYNLVIVGGSIENPDEIEAGELRKIEEYIRKSPLISAGFCHLPAMENDYVRCLENDIAISQSPRPPVYVAPSYKEEFGIAILEAMSAGFLAIAPRRGGVKEYIKHGLNGFLIDTTSEETLGRDLVKILLDKDLSLRKMKMIAENGSRTVYRRYSISVVARMFADIYKSYQQSPDEKK
- a CDS encoding xanthine dehydrogenase family protein molybdopterin-binding subunit, which produces MKNIKTSTGVGKWLPRKFDLEKAAGTLQFTDDLRFGPELLHAAVVRSSIPHGEILSIDTTKALEMPGVVRVIVGEDFPHHFGLYLKDRTPMAIGRTRYCGEPVALVVAENENTAREAVKRVRVDYKKLEAIFDPVKAATTNTVLVHPELHKYEHVDFITPQPNTNIGNWFRIRKGDVEKAFEEADHIFEETVTCPQIAHGFLETLCSICKQDPASGEITIWTSAQSAFTVRDIIAKGIGYPLHKIRVIAPPIGGGFGGKAGMTIEALCLAAAMDKEIAGRPVKLFIPREEVLLTSWVRQGFVAKIELAVNNDGLIQAIRNTFWFDTGISAEYGANPVRSAGYTSMGAYNIPNVWSDCYAVYTNKPFGGAYRGFGLPELMSALEVVIDIAADKLHIDPVEFRKKNLLKKGQTTCTGMPMHDHALDKIIDRVAAKLKISEKEPPVREGWKRGKGIALAIKAPAIPADASSSAIVKLNGDGTVEVLAATMDMGQGTYSAYAQIVSEELGVPYDWIKVYYPDTQSHPYDWQTVASRSCWSMGMAVKRAACDVREKLIALFSEYWQVSEDSISIEYGVVKCRKLGKSERIDERVQNGFKMPDGVLKGGPIIGTGSFTPPDIIYPDTDTGQSAKSVVHFTLGAIGVDMEVDPGTGKIAINRAVAGYDVGKAITPINVRGQIEGGTVQGLSACLMEAMAYDENGKLLTPDFTDYKIATFKDAPAEIEAFWEETPEELSPYGNRGVGEHSMIAPAPATNNALFNATGIRIHSYPLSRERVFKALRAKERGETDFWEWPYALDLAFRKAKKEW